The sequence TGTAATATTCGTGACTCATGATAAGTGATGGAATTTAGATAATTTTGATACCTGGATTCTTTATCTTGTTTCTAATCATTGCATTAAGCAGTAATGGTGTAGACATTTCTGCAAGGTATGATAACTCAATTGGTCCCAAGTAAATTGCTCTTAATCCTTTAATTTCATCAATCAAACTATTTACTACTACAACTGATTCTTTATCATCTCCACAAACAAAGATATCATAATCTAATTCTAGTGTTGGATTGATTAACTTCTTTTCAGAAATTACATGAAATGCAGATACAAGTTTTGACTTATCTTTCATATGTTCTAAAACTAGTTTGTATGAAAATGGTTTGTTGTCTTTAATTGAAACACACTCAAATCCAACATCAGTCTTTGTCATTGGAACAATTGGAGATACAACTACACAACTATCTTTTACTTGTGATAATATTCCTGAGCATACTGTATCAATATTTTCATACGGAATTGATAAAATTAAAACATCACTTTCTTTTGCAACTGAAACATTATCGTTTCCAGATATAGTTCCTTTAATTTCTCCAAATGCTTCTTTTGCAAGATTAGTATATTCTACAGCTGATTCAGATGCTCTTGAAGCATCTCTTGAACCAATTATTATATCGTTGTTTTGAGACCATCTTAGAGCAAAGCCTTTGCCCATTCCACCAGTTCCGCCAATAATTCCAACTTTCATGATAATCTACCTGCCAATGTTATTATTATCTCTATTTGAAAATCGATCAATTTGGGACAGATTATCTTCCTTAGACATGGGCAGGCAACAAATAACACTGAAAGAATACTAGCTGGAAGAACAGAAGGTGTTCCATTAACTGATACTGGGATTCAACAAGCAGAACATACTGCTGAATTATTAAAACACATGAATGTCTCTGCAATTTATTCTAGTCCAATACAGAGAGCAAAACATACTGCTGAAATTGTAGGAGAACATAATTCAATTGATGTTACAATTGATGAGCGATTAATTGAACTTGACATGGGAAAATTTACTGGAATGCCATATGATGAGATTTTTACCAGTCATGGAAATGTCTTTATGAAATTTTACAATGGAGAATTAGAAATTGCTCATAATGGAGTAGAGACTTTTGACCAAGTCAAAAAACGTGTTTTAGGAATTGTAGATCATGTAACTGAAAAACATCCTGATGAAAATGTGGTTCTTGTAACTCATATGGATCCAATCAAAGCAATGCTTTCAACTATTGTAGATTTGTCACCTACCAATCTTTTTGAATTAATCATTGCAAATGCTTCCCTTAACATCTTTAGAGAAAAAGAACAAAAATTCTCACTATCTGGACTTAATGTAATGCATCCATCTCGATTCGATCAGGGTTGGTAGCTAATAATCTTGAAAACCCTTAAATAGAAATTATAGGCCACGTCATTCAATCGCTATGAAGAAATTCGTTGGGTTATTCTTAGTATTGGCAGTTTTGATGGTAATACCAGCTGTAGACTTATCATTTGCTGCAGGTGATGAACCAGGAGAATATCTTGACCGTAGAGTGCTTATTTGGAATTTATTTTATAAATTAATGACAGTTGGATTTACTGTGGGTGCAGTTGTATCTGGGACAATTATTTGGCAATGTTGGAGATTCAGAGAATCTCATCCAAATGCAAAACCAACTCCATATGAGGGC comes from Nitrosopumilus oxyclinae and encodes:
- a CDS encoding heme transporter CcmC; protein product: MKKFVGLFLVLAVLMVIPAVDLSFAAGDEPGEYLDRRVLIWNLFYKLMTVGFTVGAVVSGTIIWQCWRFRESHPNAKPTPYEGTDW
- a CDS encoding histidine phosphatase family protein, with protein sequence MGQIIFLRHGQATNNTERILAGRTEGVPLTDTGIQQAEHTAELLKHMNVSAIYSSPIQRAKHTAEIVGEHNSIDVTIDERLIELDMGKFTGMPYDEIFTSHGNVFMKFYNGELEIAHNGVETFDQVKKRVLGIVDHVTEKHPDENVVLVTHMDPIKAMLSTIVDLSPTNLFELIIANASLNIFREKEQKFSLSGLNVMHPSRFDQGW
- the npdG gene encoding NADPH-dependent F420 reductase, yielding MKVGIIGGTGGMGKGFALRWSQNNDIIIGSRDASRASESAVEYTNLAKEAFGEIKGTISGNDNVSVAKESDVLILSIPYENIDTVCSGILSQVKDSCVVVSPIVPMTKTDVGFECVSIKDNKPFSYKLVLEHMKDKSKLVSAFHVISEKKLINPTLELDYDIFVCGDDKESVVVVNSLIDEIKGLRAIYLGPIELSYLAEMSTPLLLNAMIRNKIKNPGIKII